One Chitinophagales bacterium genomic window carries:
- a CDS encoding RNA polymerase sigma factor RpoD: MRQLKITKSITNRESQSLEKYLQEIGKVDLLTPEEEVELAKKIKQGDQEALEKLTKANLRFVVSVAKQYQNQGLSLSDLINEGNLGLIKAAQRFDETRGFKFISYAVWWIRQSILQALAEQSRIVRLPLNKVGSLNKINKAFSSLEQEFEREPSPEELAEILQIGSDEVQTTLGVAARHVSVDAPFVDGEDNSLLDVLENPNTVKTDARLEHYESLKREIERSLSTLTERQRDVVKLYFGIGVEHSLSLEDIGERFALTRERVRQIKDKAINKLRSTSRSKLLRAYLGA; the protein is encoded by the coding sequence ATGCGGCAGCTTAAGATCACCAAATCTATCACTAACCGCGAGAGTCAGTCTCTTGAAAAGTATCTTCAGGAAATTGGCAAGGTTGACCTCCTTACCCCTGAAGAAGAGGTAGAGCTGGCAAAAAAGATCAAGCAGGGTGACCAGGAAGCGCTGGAAAAACTCACAAAAGCCAACCTACGTTTCGTGGTGTCTGTAGCCAAGCAGTATCAAAATCAGGGATTGTCGCTCAGCGACCTCATCAACGAGGGAAATCTGGGCCTTATTAAAGCTGCACAACGGTTTGATGAAACCCGCGGATTTAAATTCATCTCGTATGCCGTATGGTGGATACGCCAGTCTATCCTGCAGGCCTTAGCTGAACAATCAAGAATTGTCCGCCTGCCTCTGAACAAAGTTGGGTCGCTGAATAAAATCAATAAAGCTTTTTCCAGCCTGGAACAGGAATTTGAACGCGAGCCTTCTCCGGAAGAGTTGGCTGAAATTCTCCAGATAGGCAGCGATGAAGTGCAAACCACACTGGGCGTTGCCGCACGTCATGTTTCCGTGGATGCACCCTTCGTAGATGGGGAAGACAACTCCCTGCTGGATGTACTTGAAAATCCCAACACCGTTAAAACCGATGCCCGCCTTGAGCATTACGAATCGTTGAAAAGAGAAATAGAACGCTCGCTCTCCACCCTCACCGAAAGACAAAGGGATGTTGTAAAGCTTTACTTTGGCATAGGCGTGGAACACAGCCTTTCATTGGAAGATATCGGTGAGCGCTTTGCCCTTACCCGTGAACGCGTCAGACAGATCAAAGACAAGGCCATCAACAAACTGCGCTCTACTTCACGCAGCAAGTTGCTGAGGGCCTATCTGGGCGCCTGA
- the ffh gene encoding signal recognition particle protein, with translation MFENLTERLEGAFKTLKGQSRITEINVASSIKEIRRALVDADVNYKVAKEFTDKVKEKAMGQKVLTAVAPGQLMVKIVQDELTQLMGGSTADINLSGNPVVILISGLQGSGKTTFSAKLAHYLKTKRGKNPLLVACDIYRPAAIEQLKVLGNQIQVEVYAEEDNTDPVQIASNAIQHARTRGYQAVIIDTAGRLAIDEQMMQEIERIKKSLKPQETLFVVDAMTGQDAVNTARVFNQRLDFDGVVLTKLDGDTRGGAALSIKYEVHKPIKFVGTGEKIDALDVFHPDRMAQRILGMGDIVSFVEKAQEQYDAKQAAILQKKIRKNQFDFEDFLSQLNQIRKMGNIKDLIAMIPGLNKMAKDLDIDEKAFKKIEAIILSMTPQERSNPELLNGNRRKRIALGSGNSIQDVNKFIKQFDEMRKMMKAMSRMAPAGRAAKKLPFTGK, from the coding sequence ATGTTTGAAAATCTGACCGAGCGTCTTGAAGGTGCTTTTAAAACACTTAAAGGACAAAGCCGCATTACGGAAATCAACGTTGCCAGCTCTATAAAGGAAATACGCAGGGCACTGGTAGATGCGGATGTCAACTATAAGGTAGCCAAAGAGTTTACCGACAAGGTGAAAGAAAAGGCAATGGGTCAGAAGGTGCTCACGGCGGTGGCACCCGGTCAGCTCATGGTAAAAATCGTGCAGGACGAGCTGACCCAGCTCATGGGAGGCTCAACAGCCGATATCAACCTGTCGGGTAATCCTGTAGTTATCCTTATTTCCGGATTACAGGGTTCGGGGAAAACTACCTTCTCGGCAAAACTGGCTCATTATCTCAAAACCAAAAGGGGGAAAAATCCTCTTCTTGTTGCCTGTGACATATATCGCCCGGCAGCTATTGAGCAGCTAAAAGTGCTGGGTAATCAAATTCAGGTGGAAGTGTATGCCGAGGAAGACAATACCGATCCGGTGCAGATTGCCAGTAATGCCATACAGCATGCACGTACACGCGGCTATCAGGCAGTTATCATTGATACGGCCGGTCGCCTGGCTATTGATGAACAAATGATGCAGGAGATTGAGCGCATCAAAAAAAGCCTCAAACCGCAGGAAACCCTTTTTGTAGTAGATGCCATGACCGGACAGGATGCCGTGAACACAGCACGTGTCTTTAACCAGCGCCTGGATTTTGATGGTGTAGTGCTTACTAAACTGGATGGCGACACGCGAGGTGGAGCTGCGCTGTCTATAAAGTATGAAGTGCATAAGCCTATCAAATTTGTTGGCACCGGGGAAAAGATAGATGCCCTGGATGTATTTCATCCCGACCGTATGGCTCAGCGCATTTTGGGCATGGGTGATATCGTCTCCTTTGTTGAAAAAGCGCAAGAGCAATATGATGCTAAACAAGCAGCCATCCTCCAGAAAAAAATCAGAAAAAATCAGTTTGATTTTGAAGATTTTCTTTCTCAGCTCAATCAGATCAGAAAAATGGGGAATATTAAAGACCTCATTGCCATGATCCCCGGTCTGAACAAAATGGCAAAAGATCTGGACATTGATGAGAAAGCCTTCAAAAAAATAGAAGCTATCATTCTCTCTATGACCCCTCAGGAGCGCAGCAATCCGGAGCTCCTCAATGGTAACCGGAGAAAACGTATCGCCCTGGGTAGCGGCAACTCTATTCAGGATGTCAATAAGTTCATCAAACAATTTGACGAAATGCGCAAGATGATGAAAGCCATGAGCCGAATGGCACCTGCCGGACGTGCGGCAAAAAAGTTGCCGTTCACAGGAAAATAG
- a CDS encoding sterol desaturase, which produces MQEVVRHFILDFAGEAARYLIFAGTTFSLFWIIFRRRLLHRFIQKKFPPRSRIIKEFLYSMSSIAIFSLIGVAVFIAVKNGYGQLYRDIDTYGWPYFFLSIVLAILLHDTYFYWTHRLMHHPAIFRLVHLVHHRSTNPSPWAAYAFHPFEAVIQGLIGPLIVFLMPIHVYALLAFAVYQITYNVFGHLSFELFPRGFTRSFMFWHNSTTHHNMHHKYFHCNYSLYFNWWDRLMKTLHPRYDEVFDEVTGRQPVTSGSAQHGGSEEKIERAVPLLPLTSSAAD; this is translated from the coding sequence ATGCAGGAAGTTGTTCGGCATTTCATTCTGGATTTTGCAGGCGAAGCAGCCCGCTACCTGATTTTTGCAGGCACTACGTTTTCCCTTTTTTGGATAATCTTCCGCAGACGCTTGTTGCATCGTTTTATTCAAAAGAAATTCCCGCCCCGCAGCCGTATCATCAAAGAGTTTCTCTACTCCATGAGCAGCATAGCTATTTTTTCGCTTATCGGGGTTGCCGTGTTTATAGCGGTTAAAAATGGCTATGGCCAGCTATACAGAGATATTGATACATATGGTTGGCCATATTTTTTTCTGAGTATTGTGCTGGCTATTTTATTGCATGATACGTATTTCTACTGGACTCATCGTTTAATGCATCATCCGGCAATTTTCAGGCTTGTGCACCTTGTGCATCACCGGTCCACCAATCCTTCTCCGTGGGCAGCATATGCATTTCATCCTTTTGAAGCTGTCATACAGGGCTTAATCGGTCCTTTGATTGTCTTTCTCATGCCCATTCATGTGTATGCCTTGCTGGCTTTTGCAGTGTATCAAATTACCTATAATGTTTTCGGACATCTGAGTTTTGAGCTTTTCCCCAGGGGTTTTACGCGCAGCTTTATGTTCTGGCACAATTCTACTACCCATCATAATATGCATCACAAATATTTTCATTGTAACTATAGCCTTTATTTTAACTGGTGGGACCGGCTTATGAAGACCCTGCATCCGCGCTATGATGAAGTGTTTGATGAAGTTACCGGACGGCAACCCGTTACATCAGGCTCTGCTCAGCACGGTGGCTCCGAAGAGAAGATAGAGCGGGCTGTTCCCTTATTGCCGCTTACTTCTTCAGCAGCCGATTGA
- a CDS encoding NYN domain-containing protein, producing the protein MSVSREVNISQSVAILIDGNNIERSLHSLLNKTNVMLNFDTIIPRVLVNRGLNRLIYFREGANISSKLAERLHANYHGSVIPCHKSADIPLTIKATQIAQKVDTIIIFSGDADYVELVRHLKSEGVRVEIAAVENNTAAILLEEADHFYPITKEDCFEYTASSQRSDRYGVQRKNRK; encoded by the coding sequence ATGAGCGTTTCCCGTGAAGTGAATATCAGTCAATCAGTGGCCATTTTGATTGACGGCAATAATATTGAACGCAGTCTGCACAGCCTTTTGAACAAGACCAATGTGATGCTCAATTTTGACACGATTATCCCCCGCGTACTGGTCAACCGGGGGCTTAACCGGCTCATTTACTTCAGAGAAGGGGCAAACATATCCTCAAAACTGGCGGAGCGCCTGCATGCCAATTATCATGGTTCGGTCATCCCTTGTCATAAATCAGCTGATATTCCGCTAACCATCAAGGCCACCCAGATAGCTCAAAAGGTGGACACCATTATTATCTTTTCCGGTGACGCTGATTATGTAGAGTTGGTGCGCCACCTGAAGTCTGAAGGGGTACGGGTTGAAATAGCTGCTGTGGAAAATAATACAGCTGCTATCCTGCTTGAAGAAGCCGATCATTTTTATCCCATCACCAAAGAAGATTGCTTTGAATATACCGCATCTTCTCAGCGATCAGATCGGTATGGCGTGCAGAGGAAAAACAGGAAATAA
- a CDS encoding sulfatase: MSNAFLHAWLLLKRLGIVLLIYELLRIIFLLFNAPLFEVNAGKWMRIMLCGLRFDISAIMYTNLLLIILHVFPVPQRNSNGYQKLIKGVFYLSNLPFLFLSVVDIGYFPYSLKRSTADIVGFSFDFMRLLEDILVDFWYLLLVALFLIALMEFLYRKTSVLRMPPRRSGIVAHVCVTVAAGAAAVTGARGGLQLRPLSPISALQCTDAEYAPLVLNTPFYFLYSLTQPGVKPVQYFSRDTLQQRFTFCRSAESDAPVVCTLPAGRKNVNIVIIVLESFSQEFIGVYGANPSYTPFLDSLGREGLVFGNMFANGTRSVEGIPAICASVPVLMDECFIYSRFQVNTVEGLAGLLKKIGYVSAFFHGGTNGTFNFDSFSRLAGFDSYYGRKEYNNEKDFDGSWGIFDGPFFQFAAQKMQTMQQPFCCLLFSLSSHHPYSIPPDFAQQVSDVGDPFLKSLRYTDYALKEFFRTAASMPWYSHTLFIITADHRGPAFDAYYNTPTGRYAIPLIVYLPGSDLLGATDIPVQQIDILPGIMDFVGYPYPFCSLGESFFRDLPFRYVYQYLNGIAQITDGKYVLHFDGSRSIGLYAYSKRQPPGNNLLDSLPEERQRLEERLKAVLQIYYTAMQTNQLSYDRLQTER, from the coding sequence ATGAGCAATGCTTTCCTTCACGCCTGGCTTTTGCTGAAACGGTTGGGCATTGTCCTGCTGATATATGAACTGCTGAGGATAATTTTTCTCCTGTTCAATGCGCCTTTATTTGAGGTCAATGCCGGAAAATGGATGCGGATTATGCTCTGCGGCTTGCGCTTTGATATATCCGCTATCATGTATACCAATCTGCTGCTGATAATTCTGCACGTTTTCCCGGTGCCTCAGCGCAACTCAAATGGATATCAGAAGCTGATTAAAGGGGTGTTTTATTTATCCAATCTGCCGTTTCTGTTTTTGAGCGTGGTGGATATAGGTTATTTCCCCTATTCTCTTAAGCGCAGCACCGCAGATATTGTTGGATTTTCTTTTGACTTTATGCGTCTTCTTGAAGATATCCTTGTTGACTTCTGGTATCTGTTGCTGGTAGCGCTGTTTCTGATAGCGCTCATGGAGTTTTTGTACCGCAAGACCTCAGTTCTCCGTATGCCGCCAAGGCGGTCCGGCATAGTTGCACACGTATGTGTAACAGTGGCTGCTGGTGCTGCTGCCGTAACGGGTGCCCGCGGGGGTCTGCAGTTGCGTCCTTTGTCGCCTATTTCTGCCCTGCAATGCACAGATGCTGAATACGCACCTTTGGTGCTCAACACCCCTTTTTATTTTTTGTATTCCCTGACTCAGCCCGGAGTTAAGCCTGTACAGTATTTTTCCCGGGATACCCTTCAACAACGCTTTACGTTTTGCAGGTCAGCGGAGTCTGATGCACCTGTTGTGTGCACTTTGCCTGCCGGCAGGAAAAACGTGAATATAGTCATTATAGTGCTGGAGAGTTTTTCTCAGGAATTTATCGGGGTATATGGAGCCAACCCCAGTTACACTCCTTTTCTGGATTCACTGGGACGTGAAGGACTGGTGTTCGGTAATATGTTTGCGAATGGAACCCGGTCGGTAGAGGGGATACCGGCTATTTGTGCCTCTGTTCCTGTATTGATGGATGAATGCTTTATTTATTCCAGGTTTCAGGTGAATACTGTGGAAGGCCTAGCTGGGTTACTGAAAAAAATTGGATATGTGTCGGCATTTTTTCATGGGGGTACAAATGGCACTTTCAACTTTGACAGTTTTTCCCGCCTTGCCGGCTTTGACAGTTATTATGGCAGAAAAGAGTATAATAACGAGAAGGACTTTGACGGGAGTTGGGGTATCTTTGATGGGCCATTCTTTCAGTTTGCTGCGCAAAAGATGCAAACCATGCAACAGCCTTTTTGCTGCCTGTTGTTTTCTCTCTCTTCTCATCACCCATATTCCATTCCGCCAGATTTTGCTCAGCAGGTTTCCGATGTGGGTGATCCGTTTTTAAAGAGCCTGCGTTATACCGACTATGCACTTAAGGAATTTTTCAGAACCGCTGCATCCATGCCCTGGTATTCCCATACACTTTTTATTATAACTGCTGATCACCGTGGACCTGCTTTTGACGCGTATTATAATACCCCAACCGGTCGTTATGCAATTCCTCTGATTGTATATCTGCCCGGCAGCGACCTGCTAGGGGCAACCGACATACCGGTTCAGCAGATTGATATCCTCCCCGGCATCATGGATTTTGTAGGATATCCCTATCCGTTTTGTTCGCTTGGTGAAAGCTTTTTTCGAGATTTGCCATTCCGGTATGTTTATCAATATCTGAATGGTATTGCCCAGATCACAGACGGGAAATACGTGCTGCATTTTGACGGTAGCCGCAGCATAGGATTATATGCCTACTCAAAACGACAACCTCCGGGGAATAATCTTTTGGATTCGCTGCCGGAAGAAAGGCAACGACTTGAAGAAAGGCTGAAAGCTGTGTTGCAGATTTACTATACAGCAATGCAAACCAATCAACTGAGCTACGATAGGTTGCAAACAGAGCGTTAA
- a CDS encoding acyl-CoA thioesterase has product MHVKHPRDSETIMTEIVLPNDTNVLGNLRGGKILHWMDVASAISCGKHANATVVTVSVDNVSFQNPIRLGDVVTIKAKVVRVFKTSMECFIDVWAENLPSQTKYKCNEAFYTFVALDSNGRPRPVPPIEPETDEERQLYEGALKRRQIRLLLAGRLKPEQASELKNIFL; this is encoded by the coding sequence ATGCACGTAAAACATCCGAGAGATTCCGAAACGATAATGACCGAGATTGTATTGCCCAACGATACCAATGTGTTGGGCAATCTGCGGGGCGGTAAGATTTTGCATTGGATGGACGTAGCCTCCGCCATTAGTTGTGGTAAGCATGCCAACGCTACGGTGGTTACGGTTTCGGTAGATAATGTTTCCTTTCAGAACCCCATCCGCCTGGGTGATGTGGTTACCATAAAGGCCAAGGTGGTGCGCGTATTTAAAACCTCCATGGAGTGTTTCATTGATGTATGGGCTGAGAATTTGCCATCCCAGACGAAGTATAAATGCAACGAAGCCTTTTATACTTTCGTAGCACTGGACAGCAACGGGCGCCCCCGGCCTGTACCACCCATTGAACCGGAAACCGATGAGGAGCGGCAGCTATATGAAGGGGCCCTGAAACGCAGGCAGATACGTCTATTACTTGCCGGACGTCTGAAGCCTGAGCAGGCCAGTGAGCTTAAAAATATTTTTCTGTAG
- the nusB gene encoding N utilization substance protein B: MHYIRIKVLYQQDMFSRRNLRVKVMLALYAMEMNQCEDVATGLKMLQSFIAKAYKLRLFNLGLLVRLADLIRKERAIKESKFLPTEKDRQFSARLAANPYIESLRKDKNLNAQILKLTQTEEEQALVKDLLKSILGKKEYRHYCALENTSPEDERAIVLYIFEKLLPNLRAYREYVEDNYPECLNELARINYSVSQVFESVPHQGMPAEQPSDNAEIVFARELLTYTLQQEERLRNIIQPRLKNWDADRIARIDMILMKMAVCELISFNEIPVKVSINEYIDLAKIYSTPRSKDFINGILDNVMRDLYARNEIVKTGRGLIE; this comes from the coding sequence ATGCATTACATTCGCATCAAAGTTCTTTATCAGCAAGACATGTTCAGCAGGAGGAATCTACGGGTAAAAGTGATGCTGGCTTTATATGCGATGGAAATGAACCAATGTGAGGATGTAGCAACCGGACTGAAAATGCTGCAATCCTTCATCGCTAAAGCTTACAAGCTTCGGTTGTTCAACCTGGGTTTGCTGGTGAGGCTGGCAGATCTGATCCGGAAAGAGCGGGCTATCAAGGAGTCTAAATTTTTACCCACAGAAAAAGACCGCCAGTTCAGTGCCCGCCTGGCGGCTAACCCGTATATTGAGTCCCTGAGGAAAGATAAAAATCTAAATGCCCAAATCCTCAAACTTACTCAAACCGAAGAAGAGCAGGCGTTGGTAAAAGACCTGCTTAAAAGCATTCTGGGCAAGAAAGAATACCGCCACTACTGTGCTCTGGAAAACACATCCCCGGAGGATGAACGTGCGATTGTGCTATACATTTTTGAAAAACTACTCCCCAACCTGCGTGCATACCGTGAGTATGTAGAAGATAATTATCCGGAATGTCTTAATGAACTTGCCAGGATAAACTATTCGGTGAGTCAGGTTTTTGAAAGTGTGCCCCATCAGGGTATGCCTGCCGAGCAACCCTCCGATAATGCGGAGATAGTGTTTGCCAGAGAATTGCTTACCTATACGCTTCAACAGGAAGAACGCCTGCGAAATATTATTCAGCCGCGTCTGAAAAACTGGGATGCGGACCGCATTGCCCGTATAGATATGATTTTGATGAAAATGGCCGTCTGTGAGCTCATTTCCTTTAATGAGATTCCGGTGAAGGTATCCATTAATGAATACATTGACCTGGCTAAAATATACAGTACACCCCGCAGCAAGGACTTTATTAATGGCATACTGGACAACGTCATGCGCGACCTCTATGCCAGAAATGAAATTGTAAAAACCGGGCGCGGGCTGATAGAATAA
- a CDS encoding ABC transporter, producing MKHLRFLNKYFYRYRYRFILGILFVSISNYFGVLSPQIIRHCFDLVGSTISLYYLFEGFALQAQFYALFSSALFFFGLAVLLVAVLKGIFMFFMRQTIIVMSRLIEYDLKNDMYAHYQQLTLAFYRRNKTGDLMSRISEDVSRVRMYLGPAVMYSVNLVVLVIMVVSAMISVNARLTFFVLLPLPILAISIYYVNNLIEHLSEQIQKRLSKLTSHAQEVYSGIRVIKSYVQERQILKFFDHASEQYKKEALKLARVEAFFFPLMLLLIGLSTIITIWVGGIGVMRGDITPGNIAEFVIYVNMLTWPVTAIGWVASIVQRAAGAQKRINEFLHTRPELVSGTEKNIRLKGQIDLVNVSFTYPDTGIQALKHVSLSIRPGQKLAVIGRTGSGKTTLADLLVRMYDTSEGDILYDQLPIRQIDLHTLRSQIGYVPQDVFLFSDTVANNISFGCHSSDRQRIIEAAQNAAIHNEILSLPNGYDTIVGERGVTLSGGQKQRISIARALIKDPTLLILDDCLSAVDAATEKNILSRMKTLLQDKTAIIITHRIFTLLDFDQIIVLQDGSIVEQGTHDELIALRGYYYELFEAQQKESTVPIP from the coding sequence ATGAAACACCTACGTTTTCTTAATAAATATTTCTACCGCTATCGTTACCGCTTTATATTGGGAATTCTTTTTGTTTCGATATCCAATTATTTCGGTGTGTTGTCACCGCAGATTATCAGGCATTGTTTTGACCTGGTAGGAAGCACAATTTCACTCTACTATCTTTTTGAAGGCTTTGCCCTGCAGGCACAATTCTATGCGCTGTTCAGTTCAGCCCTGTTCTTTTTCGGCCTTGCCGTATTATTGGTCGCTGTGCTCAAAGGCATTTTTATGTTCTTCATGCGACAGACAATTATCGTCATGTCGCGGTTGATTGAATATGACCTGAAAAATGACATGTATGCACATTATCAGCAACTCACACTGGCATTTTACAGGCGAAACAAGACAGGGGATTTGATGTCAAGAATTTCAGAAGATGTCTCTCGGGTGAGAATGTATCTCGGCCCGGCTGTCATGTACAGTGTTAACCTGGTTGTGCTGGTGATTATGGTAGTATCTGCAATGATTTCGGTAAATGCACGATTAACATTTTTTGTGCTGCTGCCGTTGCCGATTCTGGCTATATCCATCTACTATGTAAACAATCTGATAGAGCATCTCAGCGAGCAGATTCAAAAACGCCTTTCCAAACTTACATCCCATGCACAGGAAGTGTATTCAGGTATTCGGGTAATTAAATCCTATGTGCAGGAACGCCAGATATTGAAATTTTTTGACCATGCCAGCGAACAATATAAAAAGGAAGCGCTCAAGCTGGCGCGGGTAGAAGCCTTTTTCTTTCCGCTTATGCTACTGCTTATCGGACTCAGTACGATAATCACCATCTGGGTGGGCGGTATAGGGGTTATGCGGGGTGATATTACACCTGGCAATATTGCCGAGTTCGTCATTTATGTGAATATGCTTACCTGGCCGGTGACGGCTATAGGCTGGGTTGCTTCCATAGTACAACGTGCTGCGGGTGCGCAGAAACGTATCAATGAGTTTCTCCATACCCGTCCGGAACTGGTTTCCGGCACTGAGAAAAATATCCGCCTCAAAGGGCAGATTGATCTGGTCAATGTAAGCTTCACCTATCCGGACACAGGCATACAAGCGCTGAAACACGTTTCTCTCTCCATCAGGCCGGGACAAAAACTGGCTGTAATAGGCCGCACGGGGTCAGGAAAAACCACGCTCGCTGACCTGCTGGTAAGAATGTATGATACCTCCGAAGGTGACATACTATACGATCAGCTACCCATCCGCCAGATTGATTTACACACCCTGCGCAGCCAGATCGGTTATGTGCCGCAGGATGTCTTTCTGTTTTCCGATACTGTAGCCAACAACATCAGCTTCGGCTGCCACTCCTCAGACCGTCAGCGCATCATAGAGGCTGCTCAGAATGCGGCTATTCATAATGAAATCCTCAGCCTGCCCAACGGTTATGATACCATTGTAGGCGAACGGGGCGTTACGCTCTCGGGTGGGCAAAAACAACGCATATCTATAGCCCGGGCTTTAATCAAAGACCCCACTCTCCTTATTCTGGATGACTGCCTTTCGGCCGTGGATGCCGCAACAGAAAAAAATATTCTCTCCCGTATGAAAACTCTTTTGCAGGACAAAACAGCCATCATCATTACCCACCGCATATTTACTCTGCTTGATTTTGATCAAATCATCGTTTTGCAGGACGGCTCCATTGTGGAACAAGGCACACATGATGAACTCATCGCCCTGCGGGGCTATTATTATGAACTTTTTGAAGCTCAGCAAAAAGAAAGTACCGTGCCTATACCCTGA